In one Arachis duranensis cultivar V14167 chromosome 9, aradu.V14167.gnm2.J7QH, whole genome shotgun sequence genomic region, the following are encoded:
- the LOC107465448 gene encoding uncharacterized protein LOC107465448: protein MSEEVINSTTVTNFIDDKDGFDKFVQECFDMVDENGDDMLSLEEVRGGFRKLLPFGSESQPMKPMDEGMLKLIFERFDQDKNGKLDITEFKSLMTEIMNAVARGIDGFPIIVNLEKDSMLMNAIQHELVTQSSSK, encoded by the coding sequence ATGAGCGAAGAGGTTATTAACAGCACCACCGTAACGAATTTCATTGACGACAAAGATGGCTTTGACAAATTTGTCCAGGAATGTTTCGACATGGTGGACGAAAATGGGGACGACATGCTTTCCCTTGAGGAAGTACGTGGTGGATTCCGAAAGCTTTTGCCATTCGGTTCGGAGTCACAACCAATGAAGCCAATGGATGAGGGCATGTTGAAGTTGATATTCGAGAGGTTCGACCAGGATAAAAACGGAAAACTCGATATAACGGAGTTTAAGTCATTGATGACGGAGATCATGAACGCCGTAGCCCGTGGGATTGATGGATTTccaatcattgtcaatcttgaGAAAGATAGCATGCTGATGAACGCAATTCAACATGAATTGGTCACACAATCATCATCTAAGTAA